In Helianthus annuus cultivar XRQ/B chromosome 3, HanXRQr2.0-SUNRISE, whole genome shotgun sequence, a single window of DNA contains:
- the LOC110931759 gene encoding uncharacterized protein LOC110931759 has product MVISWILNTLSHEIRGSVIYYATAQQLWNDLSERFGQSNGARLYQLQKSLGEISQSNSDIASYFTKLKSVWDELGVLNLLPSCTCGVSQDFAKREEDQRLFQFLMGLNSNYDNVRRTILMMKPIPSIRQAYAQLVQDEKQREIHASTQFVSESAAMNVSNTNRFQNNKSVEETVI; this is encoded by the coding sequence atggtgatttcatggattctcAACACTTTATCACATGAAATAAGAGGTAGTGTGATATATTATGCAACAGCACAACAATTATGGAACGATCTATCTGAACGATTTGGTCAATCAAATGGAGCAAGACTGTATCAATTACAAAAGAGTTTGGGAGAGATTTCTCAAAGTAACAGTGATATAGCCTCATATTTTACCAAATTAAAGAGTGTTTGGGATGAATTAGGGGTTTTAAATCTTCTTCCATCATGTACTTGTGGTGTTTCACAAGATTTTGCAAAAAGAGAAGAGGATCAAAGATTGTTTCAATTCCTTATGGGTCTGAATTCAAACTATGATAATGTTAGACGTACAATTTTGATGATGAAACCTATTCCTTCTATTAGACAAGCATATGCCCAGTTAGTACAAGATGAAAAACAAAGGGAAATTCATGCTAGTACTCAATTTGTCAGTGAATCAGCAGCCATGAATGTTAGCAACACCAACAGATTCCAGAATAATAAGAGTgttgaagaaacagtgatctaa
- the LOC110931758 gene encoding caldesmon-like — MLLKGKAGAGGSKSSGSAGSRNPEAGATPSFPEDEEVEEEDAAAQLIGRKRGRSEATTGVASAPQSVVIPAIGKTSRLRSLYQFSPEIKKKTPEKAVTFSEAGVKRPKITVRPTDTAAQDAAKAAEAQRKVEEEEEERKRRAEQERLAEVARKQALEKEVAAKKAMDQPLKSQGPEVTRPTSTGPVITSKGSGRYSSSGASSGGAGGYNPNVIGAKDTVGDIYYKTYTEEERGDAPHQAPWSLKQKDTFIEFSPAREWFLNSFTPAEVHRQRAKPHEMLYRTYILGEANARAANHQIVREWRTMVRERADWEAYRERKLKRIAEFEKSKAAFGEERAKFEADKKAEEWGREGLQKKLHNVEEQLAKEKADFKRICAQDNDRAFALRQKIVDLEAKVADLTSKVEEAQGERAAKQQMEVELTEAKVQLSNKDKDLHAKDVEIAELKRRLNEQIDRCESLEIDLEAEKVKAADAEEARAVSTAALNVAQTNYSEAQGIVDTLVSEAEWMRTRGVVLVANSILNANELDRAVAALTDAARAVGHRGGYLECADHVEQMLGQEFDTSHCSVTEHADAALASAENSYDNLSLPIMELVVESLKKDDWCQRLKAILDPPVTVEVSDEEPAGDDGDDGNDDDGEDDGDDGDDRREE; from the exons ATgctactgaag GGAAAAGCTGGTGCTGGTGGGTCGAAGAGTTccgggagcgcgggttctcgcaaCCCTGAAGCTGGCGCGACTCCGTCTTTCCCAGAGGATGAAGAAGTGGAAGAGGAAGATGCTGCTGCTCAACTTATTGGGCGGAAAAGGGGTAGGAGCGAGGCTACAACTGGTGTGGCTTCCGCGCCTCAATCTGTTGTGATCCCTGCGATAGGGAAGACGAGCAGGCTGCGCTCGTTGTATCAATTTTCTCCTG agatcaagaagaagacccctgaaaagGCGGTTACATTCAGTGAGGCGGGGGTAAAAAGACCCAAGATAACCGTCAGGCCCACTGACACTGCAGCCCAGGACGCCGCGAAGGCGGCTGAGGCGCAGCGAAAGGTGGAGGAG gaagaagaggaaaggAAGCGCAGGGCGGAGCAGGAGAGGCTTGCTGAGGTGGCTAGGAAGCAGGCCTTGGAGAAGGAGGTAGCGGCGAAAAAGGCTATGGATCAGCCTTTGAAGTCTCAAGGTCCTGAGGTCACCAGGCCAACCAGCACCGGCCCTGTTATCACTTCGAAAGGGTCCGGCCGCTACTCTTCTAGCGGCGCGAGCTCCGGTGGAGCCGGGGGTTATAACCCTAACGTGATAGGGGCGAAAGATACCGTTGGAGATATCTACTATAAGACATATACTGAAGAAGAGCGTGGGGATGCTCCTCATCAAGCCCCCTGGAGTTTAAAACAGAAAGATACTTTTATCGAATTCAGCCCTGCGCGTGAGTGGTTCCTGAACTCCTTTACACCTGCTGAAGTCCATCGACAAAGGGCGAAACCTCACGAAATGTTGTATCGTACTTATATTCTTGGTGAGGCTAACGCTCGTGCTGCCAACCATCAAATAGTTCGCGAATGGCGAACGATGGTTCGGGAGCGCGCCGACTGGGAGGCTTATCGCGAGCGTAAGCTGAAACGTATTGCTGAATTCGAAAAATCGAAAGCCGCGTTTGGTGAGGAGAgagccaagtttgaggctgacAAGAAGGCTGAAGAGTGGGGTCGCGAGGGGCTGCAGAAAAAACTCCACAATGTTGAggagcaactggccaaggagaaggccgatTTTAAGCGCATATGCGCCCAAGACAACGATCGTGCTTTTGCGTTACGACAGAAGATCGTTGATCTTGAGGCCAAAGTTGCGGACTTGACCTCAAAGGTGGAGGAAGCGCAGGGTGAAAGAgctgccaagcagcagatggag GTTGAGCTGACTGAAGCCAAGGTGCAATTGTCTAACAAGGACAAGGATCTCCATGCCAAGGACGTTGAGATAGCGGAACTCAAACGTCGCTTGAATGAGCAAATCGACAGATGCGAGTCTTTGGAGATTGACCTTGAGGCTGAGAAGGTCAAGGCCGCTGATGCGGAGGAGGCGCGTGCTGTGAGCACTGCCGCGCTGAATGTGGCCCAAACCAACTATTCTGAGGCTCAAGGTATCGTCGATACGCTTGTCTCAGAAGCGGAGtggatgcgcactcgtggagtagTGTTG gttgccaactccatccTAAATGCGAACGAGCTAGATCGCGCCGTAGCGGCTCTGACAGACGCGGCGCGTGCGGTGGGTCATCGGGGAGGCTACCTGGAGTGTGCTGATCATGTTGAGCAAATGCTTGGGCAAGAATTTGACACAAGTCATTGCTCAGTGACAGAACATGCCGATGCTGCGCTGGCAAGTGCTGAAAATTCCTATGACAACCTCTCCTTGCCTATCATGGAGTTAGTTGTCGAATCGTTAaagaaagacgactggtgccAGCGTCTTAAGGCAATCCTCGATCCACCAGTTACCGTCGAGGTGTCTGACGAAGAGCCCGCCGGTGACGACGGTGATGATGGCAATGACGATGATGGTGAAGACGAcggagatgatggtgatgatcgtCGCGAagaatag